The genome window GGTTCATATTAATATTTAATCAAAATTTTTTATTTCAATGAATAGATTCAAGTAATTTAAAACATTTCTTTGATTCTTTATATTTCGAAAATGGCGTATAACGAACTAGTCGCTCCGAAGTCGCCGTGCTGAGCAATAGCGAAGACGGGAACGAGAATTGCCAAGCAATTCGAGTTACCGAGGCGATTTGGCGAAGCCCAAGCGCAACCTCGCGCAAGCGATGGTTAGCGCGCAGTGGAGCGGCGCAGTTATACGCCGTGGGCAGGTCTTACCAGATGGTTTTTAATCCAGAGATTTTATACTTTTTCATCACGGAATCTTTTGAAATTAAAGTATATTTCTTTGAAATACACTGCCAAATAATCATTCTATCAAAGGGATCCTTACGAAAACTTTCCTTCAATTTATGGTAGGAGGAAGCATCTTCAGGATTAAGTTCAATTGAATTGATATTTAATTTTTCAAGATAGTTTAAGATATCTTCTGGCTTTATCCCAGAAAGATTCAGTTTGCCTAATCTGAACTTTAAAGATATTTCCCATAAAGAGATTGAACTAACAAAAATTTGATTGTCTTGGTTTTCAATAATATCGATGACTTTCTTGCTTAATTGTTTTGAATCCGCAATAACCCATAACAAGGCATGAGTATCTAATAAATAATGCATTATAAATTAAGAAATTCCTCTTCGGAAATACTAAAATCTTTCGCAAAAGAAATTTTGACCTTCCCATCTAGGATGCCTACTTTTCTTTTTGAGGCTGTTTTTTTCTCAACGGGAACAATCAGCGCAACTGGTTTCTTTTCTTTACCGAAAAGAATTCCTACTTTTTCTCCATTCTTAACATATTCCAAGACCTCAGAAAAGTGAGATTTGAGCTCGCCAACGGGGAAGGATTTCATACTTTTAAATTTACAGTTAAGTTGACAACTTGTCAAGATAAAATACAGAGAATTTCTCAGGTTTTTTCTTTACCAATTATTTTGCCCATGGCGTATAACGACCAAGGCTTGACGACGTTTCGCGAGTCCGCAAGGACTTGGCGCGAGACTTGCCTTGCAAGGCGAGTGACAAAGCGAAATGTGCCGGAGGCCAAGCGAAGGTTGCGAAGCAATCCTGAAGCGCAGCGTCAGAGCCGAAAGTTAAGCGCCGTTTAATTCACTCATTGGCTGAATGTCGATTAGCGAATATTCATTCCTGCCTGTAATCTTTTTGCCCTTCAATAGCACTTTATCTTCCCAGAGCGGCTTTACAATGTCAGCAAGTATTGCATGATCAACTAATATAATAAAATCTTTATTGTTATCGTCCGTTATCTTTATTTTATTTTTCTTAGCATCAGCAAAAGAAAGAGTGCCTTCTATACTTATTATTTCATCAGTATCTGATATTGAATTACTTAGAAATGATGATTTTAATCTGTTAAATATTATACTTTTCTCTGCATTGTTAACATTTGCAGTAAATCCAACCATCTTTATATTCTCTCCGTCAGGAGCTAAAGACTGTGCCAACGCGATAAAATTTCTATAGTAATCTTCTTCCGGAATTATTTCCTTCAACTGATCCTCTTTTCTATCGTTTACATATTCGAGAGCCTTCAACAATTCTTCAATTACAGAATCCTGATTCTCGATTCCCGGTAGAATGGGCTCATTTTTGGGTTTACCCAGTTTAATTGTTATAGCATAGCTCGCAGCCCGAGGGACTGATAAATACAACTGAAAATCATCTTTTATTTTTTCTTCTATTCTACCTTTTGTCCGGAATGGTTTTTTGAGTTTTCTTTCGACTATTCTATATAGCATTTTCTCGGTAACATTGAACTTATCGATAAAGATATTACTATGAATTATTCCAAAACCAACTTCATTTCCGACTAAAGAGAGTTGAATTTCTTTATCATCAAGTTCGATGCCTTTAAGTTCGTTGTGACGAGCGAAATGAATTTCCTCTAAGAGATTTCTAAGCTCCTCCAGTAAATATTCAGGTGGATTTCCTGTAAGCGCTTTACAGGTGTAAATTTCAGCTTCACGCGGTTTGTCTGCTTTCAGTGCCAAAGCAGCTGCGCTGCGATAGAGAATTGTCTGTGATGGTTCAATATTAGTCTCTTTCTCTAATAAAGTTGCAGCCTTTGCTTCAAAACGATATGCAGCTCTAAAAAAGCCTACGAGCACGAGTTTTCTCGCCCTTAATTTTAGCAGATACCCCCCTTTCCGCCAGATCCATTGCAGTCTTGTGAAAAAGTTCAATTTGCTGCATATAGATTCACAACGGTTTTCGACTGAGTAAATTCTGACACGGAAATAAATACTGACAAACCAGAATTCGCCGATCGTTCTGCTTGTTTAATCTTACTATTTACTCGCTTAGTAATATCTGAATCACTCCCCTTGAGTATTCCAGAAACTTCTAGACGGGCTTTTCTTTGAAACAAAGGGCCTGGATCATCTTTTTCACCTAGCCAATAATCAATACCAGTCGATTTCATTGATCTTTCAATAATCTTATAATTCGTTTTATCGATTATTGTAGCCAATGCAAGACCTACTGCCGCATTTTCAGTTGCATCTTGTAGATCAGCATAAGTTTTCAAAAGTTGATCGGTAATTTTTATGAGTCTGACTTTGGCGAGCTCATTACATATGCCACTAAGATTTAACGAAACTGGATTAATTTTGCCAGTCTGATGGTAGCAGACACTAATATTTTCTACTAAAACCATACCGAGACTCTTTGTTAAGGCAGGTTGGCCTTTGGCAAGCTTCATAATTTTTAAGTATTTTGTTTTATTCATATTTGCTTAAATTTTTAAATGGCGCTTAACGACCGAGCCTTGCCGACGTTGGCGAGCTGAGCAAAGCGAAGACAGGCACGAGAATTGCTCTGCAAGTCGAGTGACTGAGCCAATGTGCCGTAGGCCAAGCGAGAGTCGCGAAGCGAGCTCGAAGCGCAGCGGCAGAGGCGAAAGTTAAGCGAAGTCCCGCCCAAACACGTTGCACCCAAAACAAATGTGCTATCAAAGAATAATCCAATACAATCGACTTGCCAACAACAATACGAGTCGCTCCCCTTTTGCGAGATTGGTTAGTCTATAACCATGAGATACATTACCTACTCTGGATTTCGAGATGCAAAAACCTGCGATGGCACCAGTCATAAATGGGGAGCGTAGTCAGAATCAAATCTACTGCGGCTCTTAAATGAATTCCTAGTATTTCCGAGCTTCAAAAACAAAAATAAAAATCTGCGGGATTTCGCTTAACGAACTAGTCGCTCCGAAGTCGCCGTGCTGAGCCATAGCGAAGACGGGAACGAGAATTGCTCTGCAATTCGAGTTACCGAGGCGATTTGGTGAAACCCGAGCGAGGGTTGCGAAGCATACCCGATGCGAAGCGGAGCGACGCAGTTAAGCGATGCGACCGCTTTTATTTGTAGCTATCTTTTCTTTGATCTATATCAACAAAGATTACTAATAGTTCATTATCTTTAATCAAATAAAATAAACGATACTTACCAATGCGATATCGATAAAGGCCATCAAACTCACCTTTCAGCTTTTTAATATTCGGTCCAAAAAAGGGATTCTTTTTAAGAATCGGGTATACGTAGTCAGTTAATTTCTTTTGAAGATGAGAGAATTGGCGATCTTTGAGTTTGCTTTGAAATGATTCAGTTTCCGCTATTTTATATTCAACGGACAACTTTATACTTTCCCTGCGCTACTTCTTTGAGACCTTTTTTCAAAGACGAAATAAGTTGCTTATCAGAGAGAATTTCATCCATCTCCTCATCTGAAGCATAAAATTCATTTGTGAGATACTGAATGGCAGCATTCTCAACAAAATTTGAGATAGTACGCCGCTCGCCTTCAGCCGCTTTTTTAAATATATCATAAATCGGATCTTCGATACGCAATGTAATTGTTTTAGACATACTCATTAGACCTGCATTTTTATTCATAATATAGCATTATAATTCTAATGTCAAATTGCTTTTTGTAGCTTTTTTAACAAAACTAACTCTTTGTTATTTTTAGTTTGGCAGACAAATTTAGCGGTCGTTTCGCTTAACGACCAAGGTGTTCCGACGTTTGCGAGCTGAGCAAAGCGAAGACAGGCACGAGAATTGCTCTGCAATTCGAGTGACTGAGCAAATGTGGCGTAGCCCGAGCGAGAGTCGCGAAGCGAGCTCGAAGCGCAGCGGCAGAGGCGAAAGTTAGGCGACGTCCGACCCAAACACGGTGCAATCTAAATTACTTTCTAATTTACTACTAGTAACCAGATGCCAAATCGATAAAAGTACTTCTTGTAACGAGTAATTCGCTCCGAATACGCGAAGCATTAGAATCTCTCGCTAAGATCAAATTATATAGATGCAATCCAATTCTAGGCACCAGATCATAACAGGAGCGACCGCGTGGGAATGAATTTAACGCCGGCCCGAATACGAAAAATATAAAACCTGAAGCCTAAAAACAAAATTTTGTCGGATGTGCGCCTAACGACCAAGGCTTGACGACGTTTCGCGAGTCCGAAGGACTTGGCATGAGGCTTGCTCTGCAAGACGAATGACAAAGCGAAATGTGGCGCAGCCCGAGCGAGAGTGCGTAGCATCTCGAAGCGAAGCGTCAGAGCCGATAGTTATACGCCGTGATGAGGTTTTACTAATTTAAATAGCCGCCAAAAACCCAAACCATACTAGTATATCGATTAGAAACGGCACAAGATGTATACCAGTCGAGATCTTGTTGAGCAAAATACCAATAATCTTCTATATTATTTATTTTCTCTTTCTTTGCAGTTCTAGCATATAGGACTAATTCCCTACCTTTAGGGAAATACGGAACTTGAAAGTTAGCATTTTCATCGCTTTGAGGACAATTGTAGCTTTTAGATTTAATTGAAGGTTTTTCTCTAATCATTATATTTGTTTTAGCTAATACCTTTCTAGGTTCAATTATGACCGATTCAACATCTTTAATTAGAATATTAGTTCCTACTGGTTTTAAAGAACTTCCATAATAAGAAGCCAGGCCACACTTTAACGATTCTGAATAAAAAGGATCCGCGGATTCTGGAATCAATTTACAAATTACATTTTCAACAAAGCTATTATCCTCAGGGCATAACGAGTTTTCAGCGGCGATTAAATGTAAAGTATTTCCAACCAAAGTATATTTCCCAGAGCCTCCTCCACACCCCTCGCCGATAAATTCTTCGGTATAAGTACCATCCGCTTTAAAAGTCATCAAGTAGCCATAAGAAAATAGCATTCCATAGTTCGACCATTGATTCTTAGTTAATTTATCTTTCGTTAAAATGCCAAGTGGAATATTTATCTCTTCTTTTACGCAACTCGACAAAAGCATTATTATAAATAGAATATTCTTTTTCATAAGTTTTTAATTACTCATCATGGCGTATAACGAACTAGGCGTTCTGACGTTGCCCGAAGGGCAATGTGGCGAAGCCCGGAGCGAGGGTTGCAAAGCAAGCCCGAAGCGTAGCAGAAGCGCCGGAGTTAGGCGACGTCCGACCCAAACACGGTGAAATTTAAATTACTTTCTAATTTACTACTAGTAACCAGATGCCAAATCGATAAAAGTACTTCTTGTAACGAACAAATCGCTCCGAATACGCGAACCATTAAAATCTATCGCTAAAATCAAATTAGGCGGATGCAAATCAACTCTCGGCACCAGGGCATAACAGGAGCGGCCGCGTGGAATAAATTTACATCCGGCCCGAATACAAAAAATACCAAACCTGAAGCCTAAAAACAAAACCTTGTCGGATGTTCGCCTAACGAAAGAGCAGCTCCGAAGTTCGGCGCGTGCGAAGCACTTGGCGCGAGACTTGCTCTGCAAGACGAGTGACAAAGCCGAATTTGGCGAAGCCTGAAGCGAGGGTTACGAAGTAATCCCGAGCGGAACGGAGCTGCGTAGTTAGGCGTAGTAACGCTTTTATAACTTACTTTTTATTAATTCTTTAATAACTAATAAATCACTTGGAGAAAAGTCCGCATCATACGGAAACTCGCCCGAATAAAAGCGAATTGAAAGGCTATTTGCATTTAGTAAATTATTCTGTAATTCCTTAGTTAGAATAACTTCGGCAGAATATGAGTTCCACGATGAAAATCTATAACCCTCAATACTATTTTTAGAATTTTGAAGTTCGATTTTGATTTTCTTATCATCTAGTTTGAAAAAAGCGGAAGAAGCCAATGGTGGATCATGGTCTGTGAATTTGGAAAAAAGATAACACTTAATAATAGGTTCTGAGCCTTCAGTCACTGTTTTCGTCAATGTTACAAAGAGTGTTTTAGCGCCTCGTGATATAGAATTTGTATAAGCATACAATTCCAAACTAAAGGTAGTCTGATTTTTAAAGTCATCTTTTAGAACTTTAATTTTCCCATACGAAAGGCATTGCAATGTTAATATACCTATTATTGCTATGACTGATTTTCTCATTTTTCCTGTTACATTATTATTACTATTTGTTAAATTGGAAGCGTTATTACGCCTAACGACCAAGGCTTGACGACGTTTCGCGAGTCCGTAAGGACTTGGCGCGAGACTTGCTTTGCAAGGCGAGTGACAAAGCGAAATGTGCCGAAGGCCAAGCGAGAGTGCGAAGCAGCTCGAAGCGCCGCGTCAGAGCCGATAGTTAGACGTAGTTGCCTAATTATAACTGATTATAGTAATCAATTCTGTTGAATCAAACATATCAACGGGAGAAATTACTGGTTCCGAATACGGAATATTATTCCCATATCTCTTTTTCATTAAATACTGTACTTTAGACGACGATAGATCAAAATCTTTTAACGTCTTTAAAATGCCTAATTTTTTACCTGTAAATTTATCATACAATTTCCAGATTAATTCAGTACAGTAGATACGATCATCTTGCCAGCCGAAATAAATGTCATAATGCCGACCTAAAAGAGAATCGCCATATTTCTTCATATCTTGAATTTTACTTTCGGTTAATACTGTTTCGCGATCTTTAAGTCGTTTGATAACATAATGATTTTTCTGACCTCTTTTAATAAAGGCAGATAAAGGGGTAATTTTTACAGGTTCAACCGCTTCAAGAACCTTATAGTCATTACCATATTTGAAAATGACTCCTACGTGAGTGTATCGCGATTTAGTTGCTGCTTTTATTGCTTTAGCTTGTTCAGAGTTTGATTCGTGGAATATAATATCCCCTTCCATCAAATCGGAAAACTTAATTTGCTCAGCTTTCAAGTCCCAAAAAGACAGAAATAGAATTATTACTAGGAAAAGCGTCTTATTCATTTTTTCTTCTTCAATTTTATTTTTAGGCAATTACGTCTAACGAAAGAGCGGCTCCGAAGTCGCCGTGCTGAGCCATAGCGAAGACGGGAACGAGAATTGCTTTGCAAGTCGAGTTACCGAGGCGATTTGGTGAAACCCGAGCGAGGGTTGCGAAGCATACCCGATGCGAAGCGGAGCGGCGCAGTTATGCGACGGTTTGACTTGCCTGCAGAGAATCGATAGAAATTAGCTAAAGCATTCCCGCATATAGGGTAAATCATCTACTCTGTGGTGGGACGTCGCGATTACTAAGCAAAAGACCCTGAAATTTCTCCAAATCAACAGGCTTAATATGCCTTTCTAACAAAGCTGGGAATCGGTGTAATTTCCCGCTTGGGCGTATCGGACGTCTTTCAAATCCACCGCCACAATTTGGGCAGACATTTTGCAAAACTGATCTAACGCAGTCCTCACAAAAGGTACATTCAAAAGAGCAAATGAAAGCCTCCAGGCTATCACTCGGGAGGAGTTTCGCGCAATTCTCACAAACGGGACGAAGTTCTAACATAACATTTACTTTCTGGAACCGGCTTCTTACCTTTGCAAGCAAGAGTCAAGAAGCACAAAGGAATTCATATTAGGTTGAGAACCGATGAACTCGTTTTTTGCAGGCCAAACTGTCGCATAACGACCAAGGTGTTCCGACGTTTGCAATGGCACGAGTTTGCTCTGCAAACGAAGTGACAGAAGCAAATGTGGCGAAGCCCGAGCAAGGGTTGCGTAGCAAGCCCGAAGCGCTGCGGAAGCACCGATAGTTAAGCGCAGTTTGCTTTACTTTTTGTATAAAACCGCTTTGTATTCGAAATCTTCTTGGGGATTATTTTCTACACGTTTTTCATCTTCAAGCAAAGGTTGAATCCAATCGTGCAATTGTGAAAGTTTATCAAACTTTGGAAAACGATTTTCTGGCCAATGTTCCAACATTTGCGTCAGCGAGAAGAGAGCTTCACAAGATCGTCTTGGAAATATGAAGGAATAACCTTCTTCTATTTCTTGATAGATCGAATAATGATGACTATAAAGAAATTCATCCCAATTCTCTTCAATTTCCGTTTTACTCTTTATATCAATTATTTCTGTGTCCGCAAATTCCTTTACAGCATTCTGGTCCCAAGCGTCTTTCAGAAGACTTCTAGCTTCGATATCTGTTTTTGGTCCACTATAACCGAATATAGTGAATAGGAAGTGATCCTTTAATGACGCACGCAACGAGTCCCAAGATCCTTTGATGAGAAAATCTGAGTTATAGTCTTTATGCTCAACTGGAAAAAGGATTGGTAGGTCATTGGATTTAGCACCACATTTCGGACACATCGTACTTTTAGGAAAAAGTAGATCGTCTTTTTCACAATAGTTATGCCAAACATTTCCATGGAGAAAAACAATATTAGGAAGATAATCTTTAAATTTATAGTTTCTTTCGTACGCCTTAATTAATAAAGGATCCCAATTAAAACTCGCTATGATATCTTTTTTTCTAAGAGAAAATAATAGATTATCATAAAGATTAACCTCATCAGGTAAATCGATTTTTTCAAAGTAATCTCTCACTCCTTTTTCTATCTTACTTTTAAGCGAATCAAACTGGCCTTTATCATAAATGTAGCTATATAATGCTTCAAAATCTTCGGAATACGCATTCAAGCCGTAAGACTTAATTTCATCAGTTAAATCCAGAAACTCAGAAACATTCTTCAAATTAGGAAGGAAGCGACCATTCTTATCTCCTTTCGGCAGAGCTGCGATACTCGCCCCGGCTCCTAACAAGAAGACATGTGATTTTCCTACAACATTTCGCATATTCTTATCAAAGCAAAATTTTAAGCAAATTGCGCTTAACGACCAAGGTGTTCCGACGTTTGCGATGGCACGAGTTTGCTCATGCAAACAAAGTGACAGAAGCAAATGTGCCGGAGGCCAAGCGAGAGTCGCGTAGCGAGCTCGAAGCGCAGCGGAAGCACCGGAAGTTAGGCGACGTCCGATCCAAACAAGGTGCATTCAATTGTTTGCATTTTGCTAATTCAGTAAATTGCCGTTTCGATAGAGTTCTTCTCTTTAGATGAAAAATTCCGCTCCGAATACGGCACCAGTTAGAACTTTTCAATGCAATCTAATTATCAAGATGAAACTCAAAGCTCGGCAGCAACACATCACAGGAGCGGACAAACCAGAAGGAAGATTCACTGCGGCTATATTAAAAAGATATTTAACCTAAATTAAAAAAGAAAAAATTTATCGGATGTCCGCCTAACGACCAAGCCTTGCCGACGTTGGCGAGCTGAGCAAAGCGAAGACAGGCACGAGAATTGCTCTGCAAGTCGAGTGACTGAGCCAATGTGCCGAAGGCCAAGCAAGAGTCGCGAAGCGAGCTCGAAGCGCAGCGGCAGAGGCGAAAGTTAAGCGATGTCCCGCCCAAACACGTTGCACCCTAAACAAATGCGCTATCAAAGAAAAGTCCGATACAATCAGATTGCCAACAACAATACGAGTCGCTCCCCTTTTGCGAGATTGACTCTCCTCTAATCATGAGCTTCTAGTCCGACTCTGGATTTCGAGATGCAAAAACCTGCGATGGCACCAGCCATAATGGGGAGCGAAGGTCAGAATAAAATCTACGGCGGCTCTTAAATGAATTCCTAGTATTTCCGAGCTTCAAAAACAAAAATAAAAATCTGCGGGATTTCGCTTAACGAAAGAGCGGCTCCGAAGTTCGGCGCGTGCAAAGCACTTGGCACGAGTTTGCTATGCAAACGAAGTGACAAAGCCGAATTTGGCGTAGCCTGGAGCGAAGGTTGCGAAGCAATCCTGAGCGGAACGGAGCTGCGTAGTTAGGCGAAGTGTGGGGGTTTAACTTACCGTTCTGTTAATTTACCAGTTACATACTGATGCAATATACTTGAAACCAAAGTCTGATAAGGAATTCCAATCTCCAATGCCTTGGTTTTTAATAATTGAATATCTTTCCCTGCTATACGGATATTCATTCTCTTATCTTTTAGTAATGTATTCTTGGCAGCAGATTTGAATTTCTTTAAGTATTGAGCTTTATTATCAACTGGTTTCCATTCATTTCGCTCGATAGAGGATTCCAAATCTTTCTCTTCTTGGCTAAGTTTATATTTCATAAATTTGCCTCCGGCAGATATACGCTAGTGTACTTTCTTGATGGATATGCTGTTTTAAAGAAAAACGTATCTTTGCTCTCAATTGTAGGAATTACCCAAGCATAATTATCGATTTCTACAATTATAATGATTTGATTAGGATATTTTTTCGTATTTGGATGCTTTAAGATATCCAAAACTGCTCCAGACTCAATCTCAACAACAACTCTTTCAAAACTAATATTCCGCTCAGTTTTTAAGACTTCGTTCTTATGATTATCCCAATCAAAGATCACCTATCTATATTATTAGACGTGTGCCTAATGTCAATACAAAGATTGCCATCTAAATATTGTATAATTTTGCTAAAATAATCCCAAAATTAAAAGATAGCAAATGAATAGAAATTCCTATAAAAGGAAATTTTACCCCCACATTTCGCCTAACGACCAAGGTGTTCCGACGTTTGCGATGGCACGAGTTTGCTCTGCAAACGAAGTGACAGAAGCAAATGTGGCGAAGCCCGAGCGAGAGTGCGAAGCAGCTCGAAGCGTAGCGGAAGCACCGAAGTTATACGCTGGTCGCTATCTTCTCTGAATATTCCCCATAAAAGTCATTCAGTAAAATGAAAACATGGGGCTTTTCAGTCAGTAAATGGTCCGGTTTTTCGAAATATATTTCTGACAAATATGCAAAGAGTTCCGCTTCATCACTGACGAATTCAGATGAATCAAATAATTCCTTTCTTATTTTTGGATAACCTTCAATTAAAAATTTTGTCCACGCTCTATAGAAACTCTCATCATTTAGCTGAGGAATCCCGTCAAAATCTCCAGATGTCAAATCAATGACATGCGTAAATTCATGAGTAACAACACAGTCTCCATCATTATGAATTCTAAATCCTCTTTCAATGGCTCTCCATGATAACCCCACCATGCCTTGATTGCCAGTTACTCCATCCACATAGTATGAAATTTCTTCGGTTTTAAATGCAGATGGAAATACAACAATTGTATGTATTGAATCGAAATGATGTAATCCAATATTCCTTACTAATCTTACTGCCAAACATGCTATGAGGTATTTATGGGAATCAGTTACCTCAAAACTATTGGCCCCTATGAATTTTTTCGAGGTCTTAAAATGTTGAATTAGGATATTGATTTTTTCCCTTTCTT of Leptospira johnsonii contains these proteins:
- a CDS encoding type II toxin-antitoxin system VapC family toxin, whose protein sequence is MHYLLDTHALLWVIADSKQLSKKVIDIIENQDNQIFVSSISLWEISLKFRLGKLNLSGIKPEDILNYLEKLNINSIELNPEDASSYHKLKESFRKDPFDRMIIWQCISKKYTLISKDSVMKKYKISGLKTIW
- a CDS encoding type II toxin-antitoxin system Phd/YefM family antitoxin, giving the protein MKSFPVGELKSHFSEVLEYVKNGEKVGILFGKEKKPVALIVPVEKKTASKRKVGILDGKVKISFAKDFSISEEEFLNL
- a CDS encoding type II toxin-antitoxin system RelE family toxin — translated: MSVEYKIAETESFQSKLKDRQFSHLQKKLTDYVYPILKKNPFFGPNIKKLKGEFDGLYRYRIGKYRLFYLIKDNELLVIFVDIDQRKDSYK
- a CDS encoding CopG family transcriptional regulator, encoding MSKTITLRIEDPIYDIFKKAAEGERRTISNFVENAAIQYLTNEFYASDEEMDEILSDKQLISSLKKGLKEVAQGKYKVVR
- a CDS encoding YiiX family permuted papain-like enzyme, translating into MNKTLFLVIILFLSFWDLKAEQIKFSDLMEGDIIFHESNSEQAKAIKAATKSRYTHVGVIFKYGNDYKVLEAVEPVKITPLSAFIKRGQKNHYVIKRLKDRETVLTESKIQDMKKYGDSLLGRHYDIYFGWQDDRIYCTELIWKLYDKFTGKKLGILKTLKDFDLSSSKVQYLMKKRYGNNIPYSEPVISPVDMFDSTELITIISYN
- a CDS encoding DUF1272 domain-containing protein, producing the protein MLELRPVCENCAKLLPSDSLEAFICSFECTFCEDCVRSVLQNVCPNCGGGFERRPIRPSGKLHRFPALLERHIKPVDLEKFQGLLLSNRDVPPQSR
- a CDS encoding TraY domain-containing protein, with the protein product MLCKRSDRSKCGEARARVA
- a CDS encoding toxin, with protein sequence MIFDWDNHKNEVLKTERNISFERVVVEIESGAVLDILKHPNTKKYPNQIIIIVEIDNYAWVIPTIESKDTFFFKTAYPSRKYTSVYLPEANL
- a CDS encoding M90 family metallopeptidase codes for the protein MKINKLLGLVRRILLRPFSHFVNIPKVWITFLDERVEYYKNLEGEEREKINILIQHFKTSKKFIGANSFEVTDSHKYLIACLAVRLVRNIGLHHFDSIHTIVVFPSAFKTEEISYYVDGVTGNQGMVGLSWRAIERGFRIHNDGDCVVTHEFTHVIDLTSGDFDGIPQLNDESFYRAWTKFLIEGYPKIRKELFDSSEFVSDEAELFAYLSEIYFEKPDHLLTEKPHVFILLNDFYGEYSEKIATSV